Genomic DNA from Pelosinus sp. UFO1:
ATATCCTGCTCCTCAAAGTATTTTACAAAGCTATTACTCTGAAAAAGCTGCCTATCTTCCCCAACTGGGCACACTTTTAGACAAGAGCCACAGGGATCACTAAAAGCTTTTTGCAATCTTTTTTCGTTATTTATGCAGGCTGCTTGGTCTACTTGCGCATATTTTAACTTTTCATCACCGATAAGGGCTTGAGCAGGACAGATTTTTTGACAATACAAACATTTATTGCATAAATCTCCTTCAACTAAAGGATCTCCTGCCAATTCCAAAGCAGTGAAGATTGATATCAACTGAACCCTCGGACCATACTCCCGTGTTAACAAGGTATGATTCCAGCCTAATGAACCAAGTCCAGCATAATACCCAGCCCAAATATGAGAAAATGCTGCTATCGGTTTTTCTTCTAATTCATCTTCAACCTCGCTATCTGGAATGACAGCTAAATGACCTTTGCGGTTTAAAAATACCGCCAATCGATAAGCTACTTTTTCTAATAACTCATTTGTTACCTTTGCTTGTTCCCTCCCCAGTACGGTGGGTGATGCTTCTATAATAGGCAGCCATAAAGGAACTCCTAGGACGATCACCGTTTTAGCCTGGGGCCAAATTTTGTGGGGATGAAATGCCACTGGTACATCCCCAGACTCTATCCATCTATCAATGGACGCAAAACCAACAAACTCGGCTCCTAGATCTCGGGCTTCCTGGATAATCTCTGCCTTAGTTAACTCAACTTGTGCCAGTCTACTCACTCCTTTTTGCTAAGTTTGCATCCTCTCTGAACTTTAGGCATACTTTCTAGCATAACAAACTCTTATACATAACTTCTCTTTATCTTCATACGTCGCCTTTTAATTCAAAGGCTGTCAACACTGATACGAAATTAAGCTGGGGATTGTACTTTGCGGCCCGAAAAATGTTGTTTTTACTTACTTGACTCTGGCCCGCATAATGTCCAGCCCATACATGAGAAAATACTGCGATTGTTTTGTGTTCGGGTATGCCTTCCCCCTCACTGTCCCATGGAATATTGACAGCCGGATAGCCGTTACGGTTCAGAAATACTGCCAATCGATAAGCTACTTCATCTAGTAGATTATTTATAACGCTAGATTGTTCCCTCACTATTGTGGGTGATGTTTCCCCACTAGGCTGCCATGAGGGAACTCCTAAGACAATTACAGTTTTAGTCTGAGGCCAAATTCTGTGGGGATGAAGCGCTATAGGTACATCCTCAGACTTTTCCCACCTGTCAATGGTCGCAAAACCTACAAATTCCGCTCCAAGATTCCGAGCTTGCTCCATTATCTCAGCCGTAGTTAACTCTATTTGTGCCAAAATAGCTACTCCTCTCTTTCTATTATGTTTGCCCCAACCCCAGAACCCCATAAAGTGATATCCTTTGCTTCATCAAAATATTTTTTTATGGCTGTGCTGTTATAAAGGTTCCGATCTTCCCCCACTGGGCAAACTTTAATGCAACAACCACAATGATTAAATGGTCCGTTGAATCGTTTTCTCCTACTCATACAAGCAAACTTGTCCATGTTCGAATATGTATCACTATTGTTGCCCGAAAATGACTGCGTTGGGCAGGCCTTCTCACACAACTTACATTTATTACACAGTTTTTCTTCCACCATAGGATCGCCATCTAATTCTAATGCTGTTAGAACTGATACCAAGCGATGCCGTGGACCAAACTCCCGAGTTACTAAGGTATGATTCCAGCCTATTGTGCCGAGGCCCGCATAATAACCAGCCCAAACATGGGAAAATGCTGCGATCGGTTTTTCCTCTAACACCCCCACCCCATAGCCATCCCGGCAAATGTTAACCGCAGCATGTCCGTTTCTATTCAAAAAAGCCGCTAATCGATAAGCTGCTTCATCTAATAAGCGATTGGTATTGTTATATTGTGACTTATACAGATGGGAAATTTTTGTTTCCACAATAGGCAGTAAGGATGGGATGGCCAGAGCAATTACTGTTTTGGTTAAAGGCCACACTTTATGAGGAAAAAAGGATTCCTCTAAATCCCCATATTCTTCCCACCTGTTAATAGGAGCAAAACCTACCAACTCTGCTCCCAATCCTTGGGCTTGTTTAATAATCTCCCCTTTAGTTAACTCTCGTTTAATCAACTGTCTCCCTCCTATTGTCCAATCCTTCCCCAGTTTTATTATTTTACTATACCCCTGCGGTAAAAATAGTTCATATATTCTGGTAAGTTAATTATGTCTTCTTCCCATTTAAGATATTTGATTGCCTCCTTACTGCCAAATTCGGTTAGATGTACATGCCAATCGTCAGGCTCTATTCCTTCCATGCCAGTCGTAAGGCCAAAGCCAGCTTCTACCCATGAGTTCGTGCCGCCATCTAGAATGCAAACATTATAAAAATCCATTTCTAATAATGTTACTGCAGCAAGAACTGAATTGAAACCATCAGAGCAAGTTACAACGAGAGGAGTTCCTTTATCGGTAATTACATTTTCAATCCTTTTCTCAAGCCATCCTCGTGGCACCCAATGGGCTCCTGGGATATGCCCATGGTGAAATTTTTTACTATCTTCTACATCTATGATTATGGTCTTAGATGGTTTATCTACTATACCCTTTAATAGGTCAGGATTAATTTTATCTACCCTCTCAGAAGCTTCAATAAAACCCAGGGCAAATGGCTCAGCTGGACCTTTTTCTAATCTATGACCCGAATGAGTCCATGCACTTAAGCCACCATCTAGCACATACACATTAGTAAATCCCATTTGGTTATACCAATAAGCGGTTATAATTGCTCTAGCGCTATTATCGCAAACAAAAACGATG
This window encodes:
- a CDS encoding 4Fe-4S dicluster domain-containing protein, yielding MSRLAQVELTKAEIIQEARDLGAEFVGFASIDRWIESGDVPVAFHPHKIWPQAKTVIVLGVPLWLPIIEASPTVLGREQAKVTNELLEKVAYRLAVFLNRKGHLAVIPDSEVEDELEEKPIAAFSHIWAGYYAGLGSLGWNHTLLTREYGPRVQLISIFTALELAGDPLVEGDLCNKCLYCQKICPAQALIGDEKLKYAQVDQAACINNEKRLQKAFSDPCGSCLKVCPVGEDRQLFQSNSFVKYFEEQDILARNPQAEAYRDWVHIRNYGSYPLEGALKKKEDKG
- a CDS encoding 4Fe-4S binding protein, which encodes MIKRELTKGEIIKQAQGLGAELVGFAPINRWEEYGDLEESFFPHKVWPLTKTVIALAIPSLLPIVETKISHLYKSQYNNTNRLLDEAAYRLAAFLNRNGHAAVNICRDGYGVGVLEEKPIAAFSHVWAGYYAGLGTIGWNHTLVTREFGPRHRLVSVLTALELDGDPMVEEKLCNKCKLCEKACPTQSFSGNNSDTYSNMDKFACMSRRKRFNGPFNHCGCCIKVCPVGEDRNLYNSTAIKKYFDEAKDITLWGSGVGANIIEREE